In Astyanax mexicanus isolate ESR-SI-001 chromosome 5, AstMex3_surface, whole genome shotgun sequence, a single window of DNA contains:
- the pfkmb gene encoding phosphofructokinase, muscle b isoform X2, protein MEAVWDRCVRVWQVCVSTWDVFVSACETSVCLLGLCVNSLELGYRLVHWIPHIALALLIWRLTRRKIRYHTNALHDGKHVSTNSTHGFFRGFYGSSSTDQGKFSVTMQATPVDPTTMGVGKAIAVLTSGGDAQGMNAAVRATVRVGIYTGAKVYFVHEGYQGLVDGGDHIRLATWESVSMMLQLGGTVIGSARCKDFHTKEGRTKAACNLVKLGITNLCVIGGDGSLTGANEFRTEWSELLQILLKAGKITAEEARRSSHLNIVGMVGSIDNDFCGTDMTIGTDSALHRIIEVVDAITTTAQSHQRAFILEVMGRHCGYLALVSALASGADWVFIPEMPPDDGWEDHLCRRLANQRSLGYRLNVIIVAEGAMDRSGKPITCEMIKNLVTKKLGFDTRATILGHVQRGGTPSAFDRILGSRMGVEAVMALLEATPETPACVVSLSGNQAVRLPLMECVQVTKDVTKAMTEGRFEEAVKLRGKSFENNWNTYKLLAHVNPAEVKSNINIALMNVGAPCSGMNAAVRSAVRIGILQGHHMLAIHDGFEGLAHGNIEPISWAAVGNWTGQGGSNLGTKRSLPASMMEEISLNIAKFNIHALVIIGGFEAFVGGLELVTGREKYEELCIPIVVIPATVSNNVPGSDFSVGADTALNTITSTCDRIKQSAAGTKRRVFIIETMGGYCGYLATMAGLAAGADAAYIYEEPFGIHDLEINVEHLVEKMKTTVKRGLILRNENCNSNYTTDFIFNLYTEEGKGVFDCRKNVLGHMQQGGTPSPFDRNFGTKMGAKAVLWLTDKLKECYRHGRIFANTPDSACVLGMRKRALVFQPLADLKSNTDFEHRIPKTQWWLKLRPILKILAKYKISLDISEKTALESVIKKRGTV, encoded by the exons ATGGAGGCGGTGTGGGACAGGTGTGTGCGCGTCTGGCAGGTGTGCGTGTCCACCTGGGATGTGTTCGTGTCTGCGTGTGAGACGAGTGTGTGTCTGCTGGGGTTGTGTGTGAACAGTTTGGAGTTGGGTTATCGCCTGGTCCACTGGATTCCACATATTGCTCTGGCCTTGCTGATCTGGCGGCTCACTCGCAGGAAGATTCGCTATCACACCAATGCTCTTCACG ATGGAAAGCATGTTTCAACAAACTCAACGCATGGCTTCTTCAGGGGCTTCTATGGCTCAAGCAGCACAGACCAGGGTAAGTTT TCTGTCACAATGCAGGCCACACCGGTGGATCCCACCACAATGGGCGTGGGGAAGGCCATTGCTGTTCTTACCTCTGGAGGAGACGCACAGG GTATGAATGCTGCAGTTAGGGCTACAGTGAGAGTTGGCATTTATACAGGTGCTAAAGTCTACTTTGTGCATGAG GGATATCAGGGTCTAGTGGATGGAGGAGACCACATTCGCCTGGCAACATGGGAGAGTGTATCCATGATGCTGCAACTG GGTGGCACTGTGATTGGCAGTGCCCGCTGTAAGGATTTCCACACTAAAGAGGGCCGCACTAAAGCAGCGTGTAACCTGGTGAAGCTGGGCATCACTAACCTGTGTGTGATCGGGGGAGACGGCAGCCTCACGGGGGCCAATGAGTTCCGCACTGAGTGGAGTGAGCTGCTCCAGATCCTGCTGAAAGCAG GTAAGATCACAGCAGAGGAGGCCAGGCGTTCCTCTCATCTGAACATCGTAGGGATGGTCGGCTCCATAGATAATGATTTCTGTGGAACTGACATGACAATCGGAACCGACTCAGCCTTACACAGGATCATTGAGGTGGTGGACGCCATTACAACTACAGCTCAGAG TCATCAAAGAGCTTTCATTCTGGAGGTGATGGGCAGACACTGTGG ATATTTGGCATTAGTATCGGCTCTGGCAAGCGGTGCTGACTGGGTCTTTATTCCTGAGATGCCTCCAGATGATGGCTGGGAGGATCACCTGTGCAGGAGACTTGCCAAT CAAAGAAGCCTGGGCTACCGTCTGAATGTCATCATTGTGGCTGAGGGAGCTATGGATCGCAGTGGGAAACCCATTACGTGTGAAATGATCAAGAAT CTCGTCACTAAGAAGCTGGGATTTGACACTCGAGCTACCATCCTGGGTCATGTGCAGAGAGGAGGAACACCTTCAGCCTTTGACAGAATCCTA GGCAGCAGGATGGGGGTGGAAGCTGTGATGGCTCTGCTTGAGGCCACTCCTGAAACACCTGCCTGTGTGGTCAGTCTGTCCGGGAATCAGGCTGTGAGGCTGCCCCTCATGGAGTGTGTGCAAGTG ACTAAAGATGTAACCAAAGCCATGACAGAGGGCAGGTTTGAGGAGGCTGTAAAGCTCAGGGGAAA GAGTTTCGAAAACAACTGGAACACATATAAGTTGCTGGCTCATGTAAACCCTGCTGAGGTGAAG AGTAACATAAATATCGCCCTCATGAACGTGGGTGCCCCATGCTCCGGTATGAATGCAGCAGTACGCTCTGCAGTCAGGATCGGCATCCTACAGGGACATCACATGTTGGCCATACATGACGGATTTGAGGGTCTTGCCCATGGAAAT ATTGAGCCGATTTCTTGGGCCGCTGTTGGGAACTGGACGGGGCAGGGTGGCTCTAATTTGGGAACTAAGAG GAGCCTGCCAGCCAGCATGATGGAGGAAATCAGTCTGAATATTGCTAAGTTTAATATTCATGCTCTGGTCATCATTGGGGGATTTGAG gcGTTTGTGGGAGGTTTAGAGCTGGTGACTGGTAGAGAGAAGTATGAGGAATTGTGTATTCCTATCGTTGTTATTCCAGCCACCGTGTCCAATAATGTTCCTGGATCCGACTTCAGCGTTGGAGCTGACACTGCTCTCAACACCATTACATCA ACATGTGACAGGATAAAGCAGTCGGCAGCTGGAACGAAACGCAGGGTTTTCATAATTGAGACGATGGGAGGATATTGCGGATATCTGGCAACCATGGCAGGCCTCGCTGCAGGAGCGGATGCTGCATACATCTATGAGGAACCTTTTGGCATCCATGACCTGGAG ATAAATGTTGAGCATTTGGTGGAGAAGATGAAGACCACTGTGAAGAGAGGCCTCATCCTCAG GAATGAGAATTGTAACTCCAACTACACCACAGACTTCATCTTTAACCTTTACACAGAAGAGGGCAAAGGAGTTTTCGACTGCCGCAAAAATGTGCTGGGCCACATGCAACAG GGTGGAACTCCATCTCCATTCGACAGGAACTTCGGAACTAAGATGGGAGCTAAAGCAGTGCTGTGGCTGACTGATAAACTGAAGGAGTGCTACAGACATG GTCGTATCTTTGCCAACACGCCGGACTCCGCCTGTGTGCTGGGCATGAGGAAGAGAGCTTTGGTCTTCCAGCCTCTTGCTGACCTCAAAAGCAACACAGACTTCGA GCACCGTATCCCCAAGACTCAGTGGTGGCTAAAGCTGAGGCCCATTCTGAAGATTTTGGCCAAATACAAGATCAGTTTGGACATCTCAGAGAAGACAGCTTTGGAGAGTGTGATCAAGAAGAGAGGAACAGTCTAA
- the pfkmb gene encoding phosphofructokinase, muscle b isoform X1 yields the protein MQATPVDPTTMGVGKAIAVLTSGGDAQGMNAAVRATVRVGIYTGAKVYFVHEGYQGLVDGGDHIRLATWESVSMMLQLGGTVIGSARCKDFHTKEGRTKAACNLVKLGITNLCVIGGDGSLTGANEFRTEWSELLQILLKAGKITAEEARRSSHLNIVGMVGSIDNDFCGTDMTIGTDSALHRIIEVVDAITTTAQSHQRAFILEVMGRHCGYLALVSALASGADWVFIPEMPPDDGWEDHLCRRLANQRSLGYRLNVIIVAEGAMDRSGKPITCEMIKNLVTKKLGFDTRATILGHVQRGGTPSAFDRILGSRMGVEAVMALLEATPETPACVVSLSGNQAVRLPLMECVQVTKDVTKAMTEGRFEEAVKLRGKSFENNWNTYKLLAHVNPAEVKSNINIALMNVGAPCSGMNAAVRSAVRIGILQGHHMLAIHDGFEGLAHGNIEPISWAAVGNWTGQGGSNLGTKRSLPASMMEEISLNIAKFNIHALVIIGGFEAFVGGLELVTGREKYEELCIPIVVIPATVSNNVPGSDFSVGADTALNTITSTCDRIKQSAAGTKRRVFIIETMGGYCGYLATMAGLAAGADAAYIYEEPFGIHDLEINVEHLVEKMKTTVKRGLILRNENCNSNYTTDFIFNLYTEEGKGVFDCRKNVLGHMQQGGTPSPFDRNFGTKMGAKAVLWLTDKLKECYRHGRIFANTPDSACVLGMRKRALVFQPLADLKSNTDFEHRIPKTQWWLKLRPILKILAKYKISLDISEKTALESVIKKRGTV from the exons ATGCAGGCCACACCGGTGGATCCCACCACAATGGGCGTGGGGAAGGCCATTGCTGTTCTTACCTCTGGAGGAGACGCACAGG GTATGAATGCTGCAGTTAGGGCTACAGTGAGAGTTGGCATTTATACAGGTGCTAAAGTCTACTTTGTGCATGAG GGATATCAGGGTCTAGTGGATGGAGGAGACCACATTCGCCTGGCAACATGGGAGAGTGTATCCATGATGCTGCAACTG GGTGGCACTGTGATTGGCAGTGCCCGCTGTAAGGATTTCCACACTAAAGAGGGCCGCACTAAAGCAGCGTGTAACCTGGTGAAGCTGGGCATCACTAACCTGTGTGTGATCGGGGGAGACGGCAGCCTCACGGGGGCCAATGAGTTCCGCACTGAGTGGAGTGAGCTGCTCCAGATCCTGCTGAAAGCAG GTAAGATCACAGCAGAGGAGGCCAGGCGTTCCTCTCATCTGAACATCGTAGGGATGGTCGGCTCCATAGATAATGATTTCTGTGGAACTGACATGACAATCGGAACCGACTCAGCCTTACACAGGATCATTGAGGTGGTGGACGCCATTACAACTACAGCTCAGAG TCATCAAAGAGCTTTCATTCTGGAGGTGATGGGCAGACACTGTGG ATATTTGGCATTAGTATCGGCTCTGGCAAGCGGTGCTGACTGGGTCTTTATTCCTGAGATGCCTCCAGATGATGGCTGGGAGGATCACCTGTGCAGGAGACTTGCCAAT CAAAGAAGCCTGGGCTACCGTCTGAATGTCATCATTGTGGCTGAGGGAGCTATGGATCGCAGTGGGAAACCCATTACGTGTGAAATGATCAAGAAT CTCGTCACTAAGAAGCTGGGATTTGACACTCGAGCTACCATCCTGGGTCATGTGCAGAGAGGAGGAACACCTTCAGCCTTTGACAGAATCCTA GGCAGCAGGATGGGGGTGGAAGCTGTGATGGCTCTGCTTGAGGCCACTCCTGAAACACCTGCCTGTGTGGTCAGTCTGTCCGGGAATCAGGCTGTGAGGCTGCCCCTCATGGAGTGTGTGCAAGTG ACTAAAGATGTAACCAAAGCCATGACAGAGGGCAGGTTTGAGGAGGCTGTAAAGCTCAGGGGAAA GAGTTTCGAAAACAACTGGAACACATATAAGTTGCTGGCTCATGTAAACCCTGCTGAGGTGAAG AGTAACATAAATATCGCCCTCATGAACGTGGGTGCCCCATGCTCCGGTATGAATGCAGCAGTACGCTCTGCAGTCAGGATCGGCATCCTACAGGGACATCACATGTTGGCCATACATGACGGATTTGAGGGTCTTGCCCATGGAAAT ATTGAGCCGATTTCTTGGGCCGCTGTTGGGAACTGGACGGGGCAGGGTGGCTCTAATTTGGGAACTAAGAG GAGCCTGCCAGCCAGCATGATGGAGGAAATCAGTCTGAATATTGCTAAGTTTAATATTCATGCTCTGGTCATCATTGGGGGATTTGAG gcGTTTGTGGGAGGTTTAGAGCTGGTGACTGGTAGAGAGAAGTATGAGGAATTGTGTATTCCTATCGTTGTTATTCCAGCCACCGTGTCCAATAATGTTCCTGGATCCGACTTCAGCGTTGGAGCTGACACTGCTCTCAACACCATTACATCA ACATGTGACAGGATAAAGCAGTCGGCAGCTGGAACGAAACGCAGGGTTTTCATAATTGAGACGATGGGAGGATATTGCGGATATCTGGCAACCATGGCAGGCCTCGCTGCAGGAGCGGATGCTGCATACATCTATGAGGAACCTTTTGGCATCCATGACCTGGAG ATAAATGTTGAGCATTTGGTGGAGAAGATGAAGACCACTGTGAAGAGAGGCCTCATCCTCAG GAATGAGAATTGTAACTCCAACTACACCACAGACTTCATCTTTAACCTTTACACAGAAGAGGGCAAAGGAGTTTTCGACTGCCGCAAAAATGTGCTGGGCCACATGCAACAG GGTGGAACTCCATCTCCATTCGACAGGAACTTCGGAACTAAGATGGGAGCTAAAGCAGTGCTGTGGCTGACTGATAAACTGAAGGAGTGCTACAGACATG GTCGTATCTTTGCCAACACGCCGGACTCCGCCTGTGTGCTGGGCATGAGGAAGAGAGCTTTGGTCTTCCAGCCTCTTGCTGACCTCAAAAGCAACACAGACTTCGA GCACCGTATCCCCAAGACTCAGTGGTGGCTAAAGCTGAGGCCCATTCTGAAGATTTTGGCCAAATACAAGATCAGTTTGGACATCTCAGAGAAGACAGCTTTGGAGAGTGTGATCAAGAAGAGAGGAACAGTCTAA